The following coding sequences are from one Nitrospirota bacterium window:
- a CDS encoding helix-turn-helix transcriptional regulator encodes MKKAATKGYTSGTTLGEYKAEQMKNPEFKKAWDDLEPEFELLGSMIKARERKKISQAELAKRLGTKQSAISRLERGAFSKATVETLKKIADALDSRLIIKLQAKKAG; translated from the coding sequence ATGAAAAAGGCTGCAACAAAAGGTTATACCAGTGGAACTACTTTAGGTGAGTATAAAGCAGAACAGATGAAGAATCCTGAATTCAAAAAGGCATGGGATGACCTTGAACCTGAATTTGAATTACTGGGAAGTATGATTAAGGCCAGGGAGCGAAAGAAAATCTCACAGGCAGAACTTGCCAAGAGGTTAGGAACTAAACAAAGTGCAATCTCAAGGTTAGAGCGGGGGGCATTCAGTAAGGCTACAGTAGAGACCCTGAAGAAGATTGCAGATGCACTTGACAGCAGATTGATTATTAAATTACAGGCAAAGAAGGCAGGATAA
- a CDS encoding type II toxin-antitoxin system RelE/ParE family toxin, translating to MEWKVEFYRDMTGKEPAKGFLDSLSESARAKVVKSIEMLVEYGVLLKEPYTRQIRGKMRELRIKDSQGAIRVLYFTYTGKRFILLHGFIKKTEKTPVQDIVLAEKRMNDFIIREGGQL from the coding sequence ATGGAATGGAAGGTTGAGTTTTACAGAGACATGACCGGAAAAGAACCGGCAAAGGGCTTTTTAGATTCTCTGTCAGAATCGGCAAGGGCAAAGGTGGTTAAATCAATTGAGATGTTAGTTGAATACGGTGTACTGCTTAAAGAACCATATACCAGGCAGATAAGAGGCAAGATGAGGGAATTGAGAATAAAGGATAGCCAGGGGGCCATAAGGGTTTTATATTTCACATACACCGGTAAGCGGTTTATTCTACTGCACGGCTTTATAAAGAAGACAGAGAAAACACCAGTACAGGATATTGTACTTGCTGAAAAAAGAATGAATGATTTTATAATCAGAGAAGGGGGGCAATTATGA
- a CDS encoding type II toxin-antitoxin system YafQ family toxin, translated as MLKLITTNRFEKDYSRMQKRGKEIELLDDVMRKLTQEEPLDRKYKDHTLQGNFKDRRECHIQPDWLLIYKIDAKEKTIIFERTGSHADLFE; from the coding sequence ATGTTGAAACTAATTACTACTAATCGTTTTGAAAAGGATTATAGCAGGATGCAAAAAAGAGGTAAAGAAATTGAATTGTTGGATGATGTTATGCGAAAACTCACACAAGAAGAACCCCTTGACAGAAAATATAAAGACCATACCTTACAGGGCAATTTCAAAGACCGGAGAGAATGCCATATACAACCGGACTGGTTATTGATATACAAGATTGATGCAAAAGAAAAGACGATTATCTTTGAGAGAACCGGCAGCCATG
- a CDS encoding type II toxin-antitoxin system RelB/DinJ family antitoxin, producing MAKTAMIRARITPALKTESEKILKRLGISTTEAITLFLTQIRLNKGLPFKVEIPNKTTRETLKKTDEGKELVKYNSVDEFIKKMRS from the coding sequence ATGGCAAAGACAGCAATGATAAGGGCAAGGATAACACCTGCCTTAAAAACAGAGAGCGAAAAGATTCTTAAACGGTTAGGCATATCTACAACAGAGGCCATAACACTTTTTCTTACACAGATTAGACTTAATAAAGGGTTACCGTTTAAGGTAGAGATACCAAACAAGACAACCAGGGAAACCCTTAAAAAGACAGATGAGGGTAAAGAGCTTGTTAAATATAACAGTGTGGATGAGTTTATTAAAAAGATGAGAAGTTAA